The following are from one region of the Coffea eugenioides isolate CCC68of chromosome 2, Ceug_1.0, whole genome shotgun sequence genome:
- the LOC113761753 gene encoding multiple organellar RNA editing factor 1, mitochondrial isoform X1 has protein sequence MASYSLRLRRALSLSSSLLHQHFHSPKLLSPLHSSSSALLGPQNPRTSPSFSDFQSLRHFRSSPISLSSRNRRFESDDQMEITADTILFEGCDYNHWLITVDFPRDVDIPAEQRVQKYVEIAAGVFGSEEEAKKRIYACSTTTYQGFQVECSEETSEKFKENPAVVFVLPDSYIDPVNKEYGGDKYINGTIIPRPPPIMSVRRNPRQSSRPQRPENWGSGPGDVRNFGPQQSHPSQQNFGPQQTHPTQQNFGPRQNHTTQQNHTTQQNHPTQQNFGPRQNHTAQQNFGPPRGPVSQQNYSPPQNTPPQQTYGQQQSAPPRQYYGMPENTAAPQNYGYHSPQHNYGQSYNHPNQQNYGPPQNFTPQQNNGSPGMHSPFRQNYGQPGGIEGRGPTTASGAWDQSRGGRGDFPQGDQRYTSIDSGNSAGQSYTPSQGGTFHQGIGGAPAQEMGPAYGQNYPRHGEDQKFSEVDQGSRFPSGEQRNFA, from the exons ATGGCGTCATACTCACTTCGCCTCCGTCGCGCATTGTCTCTATCCTCCTCCCTTCTCCACCAGCATTTCCACTCCCCTAAACTCCTTTCTCCACTGCACTCAAGCTCTTCTGCTTTGCTTGGACCCCAAAACCCTAGAACCTCCCCTTCCTTTTCCGATTTTCAGTCGCTCAGGCATTTTAGATCGTCGCCGATCTCTCTCTCTTCCCGAAACCGACGTTTCGAGTCCGATGACCAGATGGAAATTACAGCAGACACAATTCTATTTGAAGGTTGCGATTACAACCACTGGCTCATCACCGTCGATTTCCCTAGGGATGTTGATATTCCTGCTGAACAGAGGGTTCAGAAATACGTCGAAATTGCCGCTGGAGTCTTTGGAAG CGAAGAAGAGGCAAAGAAGAGAATCTATGCCTGTAGCACAACGACCTATCAAGGTTTTCAGGTTGAATGTTCTGAGGAAACGTCTGAGAAATTCAAAG AGAATCCAGCAGTTGTTTTTGTGTTGCCAGATTCCTACATTGATCCTGTTAACAAAGAGTATGGAG GAGACAAGTACATTAATGGAACAATAATTCCTAGGCCACCCCCAATAATGTCTGTGAGACGGAATCCCCGTCAGTCTTCTAGACCTCAGCGTCCAGAAAACTGGGGCTCTGGCCCGGGGGATGTAAGGAATTTTGGCCCCCAACAAAGTCATCCTAGTCAACAAAATTTTGGTCCTCAACAAACTCATCCAACTCAACAGAATTTTGGCCCTCGACAAAATCATACTACTCAACAAAATCATACTACTCAACAAAATCATCCAACTCAACAAAATTTTGGTCCTCGCCAAAATCATACTGCTCAACAAAATTTTGGCCCTCCTCGTGGTCCTGTCTCTCAGCAGAATTATAGTCCGCCACAGAATACTCCACCTCAACAGACTTATGGTCAGCAGCAAAGTGCTCCACCTCGACAATATTATGGCATGCCAGAAAACACTGCAGCTCCTCAGAATTACGGATATCACTCACCTCAGCATAATTATGGTCAGTCGTACAATCATCCAAATCAGCAGAACTATGGCCCTCCACAGAATTTTACTCCCCAGCAGAATAATGGTTCACCTGGGATGCATTCTCCATTTCGGCAGAATTATGGGCAACCTGGAGGGATAGAAGGTAGAGGTCCCACAACTGCTTCTGGGGCTTGGGATCAGTCTCGTGGTGGCAGAGGTGATTTCCCTCAAGGAGATCAGAGGTATACATCTATTGATAGTGGAAACTCTGCAGGTCAAAGTTACACGCCTTCACAAGGTGGAACCTTTCATCAGGGCATAGGAGGAGCTCCAGCACAGGAAATGGGCCCTGCATATGGGCAGAATTACCCTAGGCACGGAGAAGATCAGAAATTCTCAGAGGTCGACCAGGGAAGCAGATTCCCGAGTGGGGAACAAAGGAATTTTGCCTGA
- the LOC113763490 gene encoding uncharacterized protein LOC113763490, with protein sequence MKRAAYYNTVSVPQVQEQWPIKKALTLSDVDITHPFLTLSRQQVDNHIIVHMTQQQQDHLRAVGQVDFNARDDDTGEMYVMKLKWRGSYYNLIGKWGKVVRGKGLDVGQEIYIRWANGCLYFSVPQQQIVAVPPIRMVAAPPVQDQWPIKKVLTLSDVDTNHPFLPLPRRLVEDHILYYWSQEQREVLRREEQVNVNARDYDTGEIYLMKLKWRGNYYNLIGKWGTIIRQKGLGVGKEINLRWLNECLYFSVPQQRYVATASGQDNWPIKKALTLSDVDTNHPFLTLPGKAVEDHILFYWQPQAREQLRNEHQISVNARDEDTGDLYLMKLKWRGSYYNLIGKWGKIVRGKRLQVGSEIRLRWDNNCLLFSVPQ encoded by the coding sequence ATGAAGAGGGCAGCATACTATAATACTGTTTCTGTCCCACAAGTTCAGGAACAATGGCCTATCAAAAAAGCCCTTACATTGTCTGATGTGGATATTACTCATCCATTCCTAACTCTGTCCAGGCAGCAAGTTGATAATCACATTATTGTGCACATGACACAGCAGCAACAGGATCATTTGAGAGCTGTAGGCCAGGTGGATTTCAATGCAAGAGATGATGACACTGGTGAAATGTATGTGATGAAGTTGAAGTGGCGTGGGAGTTATTATAATCTGATTGGCAAATGGGGAAAAGTTGTTCGAGGAAAGGGACTTGATGTTGGTCAAGAAATTTATATAAGGTGGGCTAATGGCTGCTTGTACTTTTCGGTCCCTCAACAGCAGATTGTCGCTGTACCACCTATTCGGATGGTCGCAGCACCACCAGTGCAGGACCAGTGGCCTATTAAAAAGGTGTTAACGCTGTCTGATGTGGACACCAATCATCCTTTTCTCCCTTTGCCTCGCCGATTGGTTGAAGATCATATTCTTTATTACTGGTCACAGGAACAACGAGAAGTATTGAGAAGGGAAGAGCAGGTAAATGTGAACGCCAGAGATTATGATACTGGTGaaatttatttgatgaaattgAAGTGGAGGGGTAATTACTACAACCTCATTGGCAAATGGGGAACAATAATTCGACAGAAGGGACTGGGTGTTGGGAAAGAGATCAATTTGCGATGGTTGAATGAATGCTTATACTTCTCAGTTCCTCAGCAGCGATATGTTGCAACGGCATCAGGACAGGATAATTGGCCTATTAAGAAGGCGCTCACGTTGTCTGATGTGGATACTAATCATCCATTTCTTACTTTACCTGGCAAGGCTGTTGAAGATCATATTCTGTTCTACTGGCAGCCTCAGGCCCGTGAGCAGTTGAGGAATGAGCATCAGATAAGTGTTAATGCTCGGGATGAAGACACAGGTGATCTATATTTGATGAAGCTCAAATGGAGAGGAAGTTATTACAATCTGATTGGCAAATGGGGCAAAATTGTCAGAGGCAAGAGACTTCAGGTTGGAAGTGAAATCAGACTTCGTTGGGACAATAACTGCTTGCTTTTCTCAGTTCCTCAGTGA
- the LOC113761753 gene encoding multiple organellar RNA editing factor 9, chloroplastic isoform X2: MASYSLRLRRALSLSSSLLHQHFHSPKLLSPLHSSSSALLGPQNPRTSPSFSDFQSLRHFRSSPISLSSRNRRFESDDQMEITADTILFEGCDYNHWLITVDFPRDVDIPAEQRVQKYVEIAAGVFGSEEEAKKRIYACSTTTYQGFQVECSEETSEKFKENPAVVFVLPDSYIDPVNKEYGGDKYINGTIIPRPPPIMSVRRNPRQSSRPQRPENWGSGPGDVRNFGPQQSHPSQQNFGPQQTHPTQQNFGPRQNHTTQQNHTTQQNHPTQQNFGPRQNHTAQQNFGPPRGPVSQQNYSPPQNTPPQQTYGQQQSAPPRQYYGMPENTAAPQNYGYHSPQHNYGQSYNHPNQQNYGPPQNFTPQQNNGSPGMHSPFRQNYGQPGGIEGQSYTPSQGGTFHQGIGGAPAQEMGPAYGQNYPRHGEDQKFSEVDQGSRFPSGEQRNFA; encoded by the exons ATGGCGTCATACTCACTTCGCCTCCGTCGCGCATTGTCTCTATCCTCCTCCCTTCTCCACCAGCATTTCCACTCCCCTAAACTCCTTTCTCCACTGCACTCAAGCTCTTCTGCTTTGCTTGGACCCCAAAACCCTAGAACCTCCCCTTCCTTTTCCGATTTTCAGTCGCTCAGGCATTTTAGATCGTCGCCGATCTCTCTCTCTTCCCGAAACCGACGTTTCGAGTCCGATGACCAGATGGAAATTACAGCAGACACAATTCTATTTGAAGGTTGCGATTACAACCACTGGCTCATCACCGTCGATTTCCCTAGGGATGTTGATATTCCTGCTGAACAGAGGGTTCAGAAATACGTCGAAATTGCCGCTGGAGTCTTTGGAAG CGAAGAAGAGGCAAAGAAGAGAATCTATGCCTGTAGCACAACGACCTATCAAGGTTTTCAGGTTGAATGTTCTGAGGAAACGTCTGAGAAATTCAAAG AGAATCCAGCAGTTGTTTTTGTGTTGCCAGATTCCTACATTGATCCTGTTAACAAAGAGTATGGAG GAGACAAGTACATTAATGGAACAATAATTCCTAGGCCACCCCCAATAATGTCTGTGAGACGGAATCCCCGTCAGTCTTCTAGACCTCAGCGTCCAGAAAACTGGGGCTCTGGCCCGGGGGATGTAAGGAATTTTGGCCCCCAACAAAGTCATCCTAGTCAACAAAATTTTGGTCCTCAACAAACTCATCCAACTCAACAGAATTTTGGCCCTCGACAAAATCATACTACTCAACAAAATCATACTACTCAACAAAATCATCCAACTCAACAAAATTTTGGTCCTCGCCAAAATCATACTGCTCAACAAAATTTTGGCCCTCCTCGTGGTCCTGTCTCTCAGCAGAATTATAGTCCGCCACAGAATACTCCACCTCAACAGACTTATGGTCAGCAGCAAAGTGCTCCACCTCGACAATATTATGGCATGCCAGAAAACACTGCAGCTCCTCAGAATTACGGATATCACTCACCTCAGCATAATTATGGTCAGTCGTACAATCATCCAAATCAGCAGAACTATGGCCCTCCACAGAATTTTACTCCCCAGCAGAATAATGGTTCACCTGGGATGCATTCTCCATTTCGGCAGAATTATGGGCAACCTGGAGGGATAGAAG GTCAAAGTTACACGCCTTCACAAGGTGGAACCTTTCATCAGGGCATAGGAGGAGCTCCAGCACAGGAAATGGGCCCTGCATATGGGCAGAATTACCCTAGGCACGGAGAAGATCAGAAATTCTCAGAGGTCGACCAGGGAAGCAGATTCCCGAGTGGGGAACAAAGGAATTTTGCCTGA
- the LOC113761606 gene encoding cleavage and polyadenylation specificity factor subunit 3-I, with amino-acid sequence MASTGQSLTSLKKREAATANNRDGDQLIITPLGAGNEVGRSCVYMSYKGKTVLFDCGIHPAYSGMAALPYFDEIDPSTIDVLLITHFHLDHAASLPYFLEKTTFKGRVFMTHATKAIYKLLLSDYVKVSKVSVEDMLFTEQDINNSMERIEVIDFHQTLEVNGIRFWCYTAGHVLGAAMFMVDIAGVRVLYTGDYSREEDRHLRAAELPQFSPDICIIESTYGVQLHQPRHIREKRFTDAIHSTVSQGGRVLIPAFALGRAQELLLILEEYWSNHRELENVPIYYASPLAKRCMAVYQTYINSMNERIRSQYANSNPFEFKHISPLKSIENFNDVGPSVVMASPGSLQSGLSRQLFDRWCSDKKNACVIPGYVIEGTPAKTIINEPKEVTLTNGLTAPLNMQVHYISFSAHADYAQTSTFLKELMPPNIILVHGEANEMGRLKQKLVSLFADRNTKIITPKNCQSVEMYFTSEKMAKTIGKLAEKVPEVGETVSGLLVKKGFTYQIMAPDDLRVFSQLSTANVTQRITVPYSGAFAVIKHRLKQIYESVESSTDEESGVPTLRVHGQVTVKQESENHISLHWTADPISDMVSDSIVALVLNANREMSKVVVESEPVGSEEEDARKAEKIVHALLVSLFGDVKFGENGKLVISVDGNIAHLDKQSGDVESENEGLKERVRMAFQRIRSAVKPIPLSA; translated from the exons ATGGCTTCGACTGGGCAATCACTGACTTCGTTAAAGAAACGTGAGGCTGCAACAGCAAATAATAGAGACGGGGATCAGCTGATAATCACACCTTTAGGTGCTGGAAATGAAGTGGGTCGGTCCTGCGTTTACATGTCTTACAAAGGAAAAACAGTCTTG TTTGATTGTGGGATTCATCCGGCTTATTCAGGGATGGCCGCATTGCCCTACTTTGATGAAATTGATCCTTCCACTATTGATGTTCTTCTCATTACTCA CTTTCATTTGGATCATGCTGCTTCCCTTCCATACTTTTTGGAGAAG ACTACATTCAAAGGGAGAGTTTTTATGACTCATGCGACAAAAGCCATCTACAAGTTACTTTTGTCGGATTATGTCAAAGTGAGCAAGGTCTCGGTTGAAGATATGTTGTTTACCGAGCAGGACATTAACAACTCCATGGAAAGAATTGAG GTTATTGACTTCCATCAGACTCTGGAAGTCAATGGCATCCGCTTCTGGTGTTACACTGCAGGCCATGTCCTTGGTGCTGCTATGTTTATGGTCGATATTGCTGGCGTTCGTGTTCTTTACACTGGAGATTATTCACGAGAAGAAGATCGACATCTTCGTGCTGCGGAGCTTCCCCAGTTCTCGCCAGATATATGCATTATTGAGTCAACATATGGAGTTCAACTTCATCAGCCACGACATATTCGAGAGAAACGGTTTACTGATGCCATTCACTCCACTGTTTCTCAAGGTGGTCGAGTCCTGATCCCAGCTTTTGCTCTTGGTCGTGCCCAGGagcttttactaattttggaggAGTATTGGTCAAACCATCGTGAGCTGGAGAATGTCCCAATATATTATGCCTCTCCATTGGCAAAAAGGTGTATGGCAGTCTACCAGACGTACATAAATTCCATGAATGAGAGGATTAGAAGTCAGTATGCAAATTCGAATCCTTTTGAATTTAAACACATTTCACCATTGAAAAgcattgaaaattttaatgATGTCGGTCCATCAGTAGTGATGGCAAGCCCAGGTAGCCTTCAAAGTGGGTTATCACGACAGCTTTTTGATAGATGGTGCTCTGACAAGAAAAACGCTTGTGTTATACCTGGTTATGTTATTGAAGGAACACCGGCGAAGACCATCATCAATGAACCCAAAGAAGTCACCCTCACAAATGGCTTGACTGCCCCACTAAATATGCAAGTCCATTACATTTCCTTCTCAGCTCATGCTGACTATGCTCAGACGAGTACGTTTTTGAAAGAGTTAATGCCTCCTAACATAATTTTGGTTCATGGTGAAGCTAATGAGATGGGAAGGCTGAAACAGAAGCTTGTGTCTCTCTTTGCTGacagaaataccaaaatcataACCCCTAAGAACTGCCAGTCTGTTGAAATGTACTTCACCTCTGAGAAAATGGCAAAAACTATTGGAAAGTTGGCTGAAAAGGTCCCCGAAGTTGGTGAAACAGTGAGCGGTTTGCTTGTTAAGAAAGGCTTCACATACCAGATTATGGCACCTGATGATCTGCGTGTTTTCTCCCAGCTTTCCACAGCTAATGTCACACAAAGGATCACAGTCCCGTATTCTGGAGCATTTGCTGTTATAAAGCATAGGCTTAAGCAGATATATGAGAGTGTGGAATCCTCGACAGATGAGGAATCAGGAGTTCCAACTCTGCGAGTTCATGGTCAGGTGACGGTGAAGCAGGAGTCAGAGAATCATATCTCACTGCACTGGACAGCTGATCCGATTAGCGATATGGTGTCAGACTCAATTGTAGCTCTGGTTTTGAATGCCAACAGGGAAATGTCTAAGGTGGTAGTGGAATCAGAACCTGTGGGAAGTGAGGAAGAAGATGCAAGGAAAGCTGAAAAGATAGTACATGCACTCCTTGTTTCTCTTTTTGGAGATGTGAAATTTGGGGAGAATGGGAAACTGGTGATAAGTGTTGACGGCAACATCGCACACCTTGATAAACAAAGTGGAGATGTGGAAAGTGAAAATGAAGGCCTCAAGGAACGTGTGAGGATGGCATTCCAGCGAATAAGAAGTGCTGTAAAGCCAATCCCTCTTTCAGCTTAa